CTGCGGTTTAATGAGCCATCAGCAAGCAGAATAGTTTTACCAAAATGCTCTGATATTTTGGCTAGAGCAGGTTGATTTGGCTCGACCACTTGGCGCGCAACAATATCAGCATCAACAATCTCAATACCAAACTCTTCGAATAGTTGTGATACTTGGCTTTTACCGCTGGCAATACCGCCAGTTAAGCCAACTATCATGAAGCAATACCAAGGTAGGAGAAATACCAAGCGTGAATCGCTTCACCAAAAAATAAGTAGCAAGCACCGCCTAAAGCTAGGTAGGGGCCAAAAGGAATTGCTTGCCCTTGTTTGTTTTTACCCAGGGCGATAAGGCTAATGCCAATAAGCGCGCCAGCAAAGGATGAAAGTAAGATTGTTAGTGGTAGGGCTTGCCAGCCAAACCAAGCGCCTATCATCGCTAGCAGTTTAAAGTCGCCATAACCCATGCCTTCTTTACCGGTTAATAGCTTAAACAGCCAAAACAGGCTCCACAAAAAGCCATAGCCAATAGCTGCGCCCAATACTGCATCATTTAGGCTAACAAAACCGGAATTTAGGTTTATCAGTAAGCCTAGCCACAAGGTGGGTAAAGTAAGCTGATCAGGCAAATACATGGTGTCTAAATCAATAAGTGTTAGACACAGCAAGATGATGCAAAACAAGCTAGCAAATACGAAGGGTAAAGTAAGGCCAAACTGCCACCAACATGCCAAGGTTAAGCCAGCAGCTGCAAGCTCAACTAGAGGATAACGAACACTGATGGGGTTGGCGCAATTAGCGCATTTACCTCGAAGGACTAGCCAGCTTATAACTGGAATATTTTGCCAGGCGGTAATTAAGCTTTTGCACTTGGGGCAGGCTGAGCGTGGCAGCATCAGGTTATATACTTCTGCGGCGTTTGTCTCTGAGGCCTGACTGCCTGAGAGTTCATCAGCTAAAAAACTGCGACATTCACTTTTCCACTGTCGCTCAAGCATGATGGGCAAGCGATGAATCACTACGTTTAGAAAAGAGCCTATGCACAAGGCGATTAAAAGGCAGAAACCCAGCGCAGTGGCTGGGTAGAGTTCAATAAAACTAAACATGTTTAACTAACTACTGATCCAAGTTTGAAGATAGGTAAGTACATGGCAATTACCATACCACCAACCAGCACGCCTAGCACAGCCATAATTAACGGTTCAATTAAGCTGGTTAAGCCATCTACCGCATCATCTACCTGTTGCTCATAAATGTTGGCTACTTTGTCTAACATGCTATCAAGTGAGCCTGATTCTTCACCAATCATCACCATCTGAGTCACCATGTCGGGGAATAGGTCTACGGTGCGCATAGCTACGTTCATTTGCATACCGCCTGTCACCTCAATGCGAATCGCGTCTACCGCATTGCGATAAACCACGTTTCCTGAAGCGCCAGAGGCCGACTTTAAGGCGTCTATTAGTGGAATACCTGCTGCAAAGGTAGTGGACAAGGTACGGGCAAAGCGCGCCATTGCGGCTTTGTGTAAAATTGGGTTGATTACTGGAATTTTTAGAATGAATCTGTCGGTAGCGTCTTTAACTGCTTGAGAGCGCCTAAAGGCTTGTACATAGCCATAACCAAGTGCGAATATCCCACCAAATATATAGGGCCAATAATCTTGCAAGAAGCGAGAGATTGCAATTACAAACTGGGTGAAAGCCGGGAGTTCAGCTCCAAAACTGGCGAAGATTTCCTCAAACTGAGGAATTACAAATAGCAGCAAGATAGTCGTTACAATAATAGCCACAATGATTACTGAAACCGGGTAAAACAATGCCTTTTTAATTTTTGATTTAAGCGCTTCGGCTTTTTCTTTATATATCGCGACGCGATCATAAATGGTTTCTAAGGCACCACTTTGCTCTCCAGCCTCAATTAAATCGCAGTAGAGCTGGTCAAAATATAGGGGATGTTTGCGTAAGGTTTCGGAAAGTGCGGTACCGGACTCTACTTCTGCGGCAATTTCGGCAATTAACTCTCGCATTGCCGGCTTTTCTACGCTTTTAGAAATAATGTTGAAGCTTTGTACTAGTGGTACACCGGCTTGCAACATGGTGGCGATTTGCCGTGATACCACAGCAATGTCCATTGGCTGGATCTTGTTACCCATCTTGCTAAGAAAACTTTCGGTTTTCTTTTTGGTTTTAGTAACCGTAATGCCTTGGCGCTTTAATTCTGCTTTAACTTGGCTAATGGTTTCAGCTTGGTACTCGCCGCTAACTTTGGCGCCTTTGCGATTAACCCCACTCCAAGAGTAAGCATTGATTTTTTTTGCTGCAATTTTTCGTTTATTGGTAGTACTTGCGGTAGCCATAACATCCTTGCTAAGAAAATACGCTCAAAGCGGCAATAAAGTAATTAATTAAACTTATCAGATCTTTAGTGACAGAGAAGAAAACACTTATACATTTGTGACCCGCTCTACTTCTGAAAGGCTAGTTACGCCTAACCGGGCTTTTTCGAGGGCGGACATCCGTAGTGAATACATGCCTTCTTTGACAGCTCGCTCAGCGATTTCGATAGAGTTACCTTCAGCCATAATAATCTTGGAGATATTGGTACTCATAGGCATTACCTCATAAATACCTACTCGACCTTTATAACCGCCGGTGCACTCATCACAACCTACCGGTTCAAATAACTTTACTCCGGCATCTAGTTGCTCTTGGCTAAAACCAATTTTAGGTAGTAACTCTGCTTCTAGCATCTTGGGCTTTTTGCACTTATCGCATAACCGTCGAGCTAGTCGCTGGGCAATAATTAGACTTACTGAAGAGGCAATATTAAAAGCGGGTACACCCATGTTCAGTAAACGGGTTAAGGTTTCTGCCGCAGAGTTAGTGTGCAGTGTAGACAATACCAAGTGACCGGTTTGGGCTGCTTTAATTGAGATTTCGGCTGTTTCTAAATCTCGAATCTCACCCACCATTACAATATCAGGATCCTGACGAAGGAAAGCCCGCAGCGCGCTTGCGAAAGTCATTCCCGCTTTGTTATTGATTTGTACTTGGTTAACCCCAGGTAGGTTAATT
The window above is part of the Agarivorans sp. Alg241-V36 genome. Proteins encoded here:
- a CDS encoding A24 family peptidase; its protein translation is MFSFIELYPATALGFCLLIALCIGSFLNVVIHRLPIMLERQWKSECRSFLADELSGSQASETNAAEVYNLMLPRSACPKCKSLITAWQNIPVISWLVLRGKCANCANPISVRYPLVELAAAGLTLACWWQFGLTLPFVFASLFCIILLCLTLIDLDTMYLPDQLTLPTLWLGLLINLNSGFVSLNDAVLGAAIGYGFLWSLFWLFKLLTGKEGMGYGDFKLLAMIGAWFGWQALPLTILLSSFAGALIGISLIALGKNKQGQAIPFGPYLALGGACYLFFGEAIHAWYFSYLGIAS
- a CDS encoding type II secretion system F family protein, whose translation is MATASTTNKRKIAAKKINAYSWSGVNRKGAKVSGEYQAETISQVKAELKRQGITVTKTKKKTESFLSKMGNKIQPMDIAVVSRQIATMLQAGVPLVQSFNIISKSVEKPAMRELIAEIAAEVESGTALSETLRKHPLYFDQLYCDLIEAGEQSGALETIYDRVAIYKEKAEALKSKIKKALFYPVSVIIVAIIVTTILLLFVIPQFEEIFASFGAELPAFTQFVIAISRFLQDYWPYIFGGIFALGYGYVQAFRRSQAVKDATDRFILKIPVINPILHKAAMARFARTLSTTFAAGIPLIDALKSASGASGNVVYRNAVDAIRIEVTGGMQMNVAMRTVDLFPDMVTQMVMIGEESGSLDSMLDKVANIYEQQVDDAVDGLTSLIEPLIMAVLGVLVGGMVIAMYLPIFKLGSVVS